Proteins from one Camelina sativa cultivar DH55 chromosome 8, Cs, whole genome shotgun sequence genomic window:
- the LOC104705939 gene encoding uncharacterized protein LOC104705939 yields the protein MQCLMADGALITLDSDDSILASEHVLAVGKEFPDVETCRRSLKDLAIALHFDLRIVKSDRSRFIAKCSKEGCPWRIHAAKCPGVQTFSVRTLNSEHTCEGVRDLHHQQASVGWVARSVEARIRDNPQYKPKEILQDIRDEHGVAVSYMQAWRGKERSMAALHGTYEEGYRFLPAYCEQIKLVNPGSFASVSASGPENCFQRLFIAYGACISGFFSACRPLLELDRAHLKGKYLGVILCAAAVDADEGLFPLAIAIVDNESDENWSWFLSELRKLLGMNTDSMPRLTILSERQSGIVEAVEAHFPTAFHGFCLRYVSENFRDTFKNTKLVNIFWNAVYALTAAEFESKINEMVEISQDVVAWFDLFPPHLWAVAYFQGVRYGHFGLGITEVLYNWALECHELPIIQMMEHIRHQISAWFDHRRELSMRWNSILVPSAERHITEAVADARCYQVLRANEVEFEIVSTERTNIVDIRTRVCSCRRWQLYGLPCAHAAAALISCGRNVHLFAEPCFTVSSYQQTYSQMIGEIPDRSLWKNEGEELQGGGILRIRPPKTRRPPGRPKKKVVRVENLKRPKRIVQCGRCHLLGHSQKKCTQPI from the coding sequence ATGCAATGCCTAATGGCTGATGGAGCTTTGATTACTTTAGATTCCGATGATAGTATTTTAGCATCTGAACATGTTTTAGCAGTAGGTAAAGAGTTTCCCGATGTGGAAACTTGCAGAAGAAGTTTGAAAGATTTGGCTATTGCTCTCCATTTTGATCTCCGTATTGTCAAATCCGACCGTAGTCGGTTTATAGCCAAATGCTCTAAAGAAGGCTGTCCCTGGCGTATCCATGCCGCTAAATGTCCAGGCGTTCAGACATTTTCTGTTAGGACGCTTAATAGTGAGCATACTTGTGAAGGTGTTCGTGACCTCCATCATCAGCAAGCATCAGTTGGTTGGGTTGCTAGATCCGTAGAGGCACGGATCAGAGATAATCCTCAGTATAAACCCAAGGAGATATTGCAGGATATACGTGATGAGCATGGGGTTGCGGTTTCTTATATGCAGGCTTGGCGTGGGAAAGAGCGGAGTATGGCTGCGCTTCATGGGACTTATGAGGAAGGGTATCGGTTTCTCCCTGCGTATTGTGAGCAGATTAAACTAGTCAACCCTGGGAGTTTTGCTTCTGTTTCTGCTTCGGGACCAGAGAATTGTTTCCAGCGGTTGTTTATTGCGTATGGAGCTTGTATCTCCGGGTTTTTCAGTGCTTGTAGGCCTCTTCTTGAATTGGATAGAGCACACCTTAAAGGGAAGTACTTGGGTGTGATCCTCTGTGCTGCTGCTGTTGATGCGGATGAAGGTTTGTTTCCGTTGGCTATCGCCATTGTTGACAATGAAAGCGATGAAAACTGGTCGTGGTTTCTATCTGAGCTGAGGAAGCTTCTAGGGATGAATACTGATAGCATGCCAAGGCTCACGATACTCTCGGAGAGACAGAGTGGAATTGTAGAAGCTGTGGAAGCTCATTTCCCAACTGCTTTCCACGGGTTTTGTCTTCGTTATGTTAGTGAAAACTTCAGGGATACGTTCAAGAACACGAAGCTTGTTAATATCTTCTGGAATGCGGTTTACGCGCTCACAGCAGCAGAGTTCGAGTCCAAGATAAACGAAATGGTTGAGATATCGCAAGATGTGGTTGCGTGGTTTGATCTCTTCCCTCCGCATCTCTGGGCTGTAGCGTATTTTCAAGGCGTGAGGTATGGACATTTTGGTTTAGGGATCACTGAGGTTTTATACAACTGGGCTCTCGAATGCCATGAACTACCAATCATACAGATGATGGAACATATCCGGCATCAGATATCAGCTTGGTTCGATCACCGTCGTGAGTTGAGCATGAGATGGAACTCAATACTTGTGCCATCCGCAGAGAGACATATAACAGAAGCGGTTGCGGACGCACGGTGTTACCAAGTTTTACGAGCAAACGAGGTCGAGTTTGAGATTGTGTCGACGGAGAGAACCAACATAGTGGATATACGGACACGAGTTTGCTCGTGCCGTCGCTGGCAGCTTTACGGACTGCCGTGTGCGCACGCAGCTGCAGCACTGATCTCGTGCGGTCGGAACGTGCATCTGTTTGCAGAACCGTGTTTCACAGTGTCGAGCTATCAGCAGACTTACTCGCAGATGATTGGGGAGATTCCGGATAGAAGCTTGTGGAAGAATGAAGGAGAAGAGCTTCAAGGAGGAGGGATCTTGAGGATACGACCGCCGAAAACGAGGAGACCACCAGGTAGACCAAAGAAGAAAGTGGTTAGAGTTGAGAATCTAAAGAGACCGAAGAGGATTGTGCAATGTGGAAGGTGTCATTTGCTTGGACATTCTCAGAAGAAATGCACACAGCCAATTTGA
- the LOC104705941 gene encoding probable UDP-arabinopyranose mutase 5, with translation MSSAEINKNEVDIVIGALNADLTQFLTSWKSFFSGFHLIVVKDPELKEELNIPEGFDVDVYSKTDMEKVVGASNATMFSGYSCRYFGYLVSKKKYIVSIDDDCVPAKDPKGFLVDAVTQHVINLENPATPLFFNTLYDPYCEGADFVRGYPFSLRSGVPCAASCGLWLNLADLDAPTQALKTEQRNTAYVDAVMTVPAKAMLPISGINIAFNRELVGPALVPALRIAGEGKVRWETLEDVWCGMCLKHISDHLGYGVKTGLPYVWRNERGDAVESLRKKWEGMKLMEKSVPFFESLKLPETALKVEDCVIELAKAVREQLGSDDPAFTQAADAMVKWIQLWNSVNSSG, from the coding sequence ATGTCTTCAGCTGAGATCAACAAGAATGAAGTCGACATTGTCATTGGGGCTCTTAACGCTGACCTAACTCAGTTTCTGACCAGCTGGAAGTCCTTTTTCTCTGGTTTCCATCTGATTGTTGTCAAAGATCCTGAGCTTAAGGAGGAACTCAACATACCAGAAGGCTTTGATGTAGATGTCTACTCCAAGACTGACATGGAAAAAGTTGTGGGCGCATCCAATGCCACCATGTTCTCTGGTTATTCTTGCAGATATTTTGGTTATCTCGTATCTAAAAAGAAGTACATTGTCTCAATTGATGATGATTGTGTCCCGGCTAAAGATCCCAAGGGGTTCCTGGTGGATGCTGTGACTCAGCACGTGATTAACCTCGAAAACCCTGCAACGCCTCTCTTCTTCAATACCCTTTACGATCCTTACTGTGAAGGAGCGGATTTTGTTCGTGGATACCCTTTCAGCCTCAGAAGTGGTGTCCCTTGTGCTGCATCTTGTGGACTTTGGCTTAATCTAGCTGATCTTGATGCTCCAACACAAGCTCTCAAGACAGAGCAAAGGAACACTGCATATGTTGATGCGGTTATGACTGTCCCTGCTAAGGCTATGCTACCCATAAGTGGAATCAATATCGCTTTTAACCGCGAGTTGGTAGGTCCAGCTTTGGTGCCTGCACTCAGAATCGCTGGAGAAGGGAAAGTGAGATGGGAAACTCTTGAAGATGTTTGGTGTGGGATGTGTCTGAAACATATCTCTGATCATTTGGGTTATGGTGTGAAAACCGGACTGCCTTATGTCTGGAGAAACGAGAGAGGAGATGCGGTGGAGAGTTTGAGGAAGAAATGGGAAGGAATGAAGCTGATGGAGAAAAGTGTTCCCTTTTTCGAGTCACTGAAATTGCCTGAGACTGCACTCAAAGTTGAAGATTGTGTGATTGAGCTTGCTAAGGCGGTGAGAGAGCAATTAGGTTCAGATGATCCTGCCTTCACGCAAGCAGCTGATGCTATGGTTAAGTGGATCCAGCTCTGGAATTCTGTTAATTCTAGCGGTTAA
- the LOC104705940 gene encoding uncharacterized protein LOC104705940 — MACPQNSITYNATRCACGIGQLLNRSSGSCEIFGWPSEISTDKDVSYSVVSFAETLFAFDRIRKFTQSQAVFLEATLVMLLSWLVFCFFLRFTKLGDGRNVWFNLRWWITRLDVFFSTRHWLDDQQIVKKRKTELGGTLSVASWIVFIGLFAALLYQIITKRTIEVHNVRATSSPDLISFENDLEFNITAVSDMSCSNLRGIGNVVTGNPGFSEFKVASLSSLGNYTCQNTTSGPTVNFKCKRCRLTSDYIYISWHFVDLPDSPAAAVGFKFNFTSKNGAHKKKHMSFVSGTLRNGSILDESPVTFRGTEGNILKFNLFPQIYHHLHDLKLIQPLFHEFIPGSVYRDTNQLQASMGRSTDGILNTTLFINYLSAYIVEIDHENILGPVSFLADLGGLYCISIGIFFYLLVQCEYRVKKLRNEDTVFRKIRNRRKALDHWDKLRRYVAYTWDCSILVDDAIKTKNVSAICGLNRPSTSSNNSEGGSSRTKAEHSIMSNKKPSLCVEKNVIPQPASLEMSSFDSASSLANGDSISNKKSISHSSQSHPLSRSEDDIIPLPPPMEFNEGSSGSEVDAMDIKKKFQLLYDYNVLLRGKLIDTQSLLNALAPKASSSSITEHGA; from the exons ATGGCGTGCCCTCAAAACTCCATAACTTACAACGCCACGCGCTGTGCGTGCGGGATTGGTCAGCTTCTTAACCGGAGCTCCGGTAGCTGCGAAATCTTCGGTTGGCCGTCGGAGATCTCAACGGACAAAGATGTCAGCTACAGCGTAGTATCCTTCGCCGAGACTTTGTTCGCCTTCGATAGGATCCGTAAGTTCACGCAGTCTCAAGCTGTGTTCTTAGAAGCCACGCTCGTTATGCTTCTCTCCTGGTTagtcttttgcttcttcctAAGGTTCACAAAGCTCGGCGATGGTCGTAATGTCTGGTTCAATCTCCGTTGGTGGATTACTCGACTCGATGTCTTCTTCTCCACTAGACATTGGCTC GATGATCAGCAAATTGTCAAGAAACGTAAAACAGAACTTGGTGGAACGTTGTCTGTTGCGAGCTGGATTGTTTTCATTGGACTATTCGCTGC GCTGCTTTACCAAATCATAACCAAGAGAACAATTGAAGTTCACAATGTGAGAGCTACTAGTTCTCCAGATTTAATCTCGTTCGAGAACGATTTGGAGTTTAACATCACTGCTGTCTCTGATATGAGTTGCTCGAATCTACGAGGAATCGGTAATGTGGTCACTGGTAATCCCGGATTCAGTGAGTTCAAAGTTGCTTCGCTTTCTAGTTTAGGAAACTATACTTGTCAGAACACAACTTCAGGGCCAACTGTGAATTTCAAGTGTAAAAGGTGTCGTCTCACTAGCGATTACATCTATATCTCGTGGCATTTCGTTGATCTTCCTGATTCCCCTGCTGCTGCTGTTGGATTTAAGTTTAACTTTACGTCTAAGAATGGAGCTCACAAGAAGAAGCATATGAGTTTTGTTAGTGGCACTCTGAGAAACGGAAGCATCCTTGATGAAAGTCCTGTTACTTTCCGTGGAACTGAAGGGAACATTTTGAAGTTTAATCTGTTTCCTCAGATTTACCATCATTTGCATGATCTAAAGCTAATCCAACCTCTGTTTCACGAGTTTATCCCTGGCTCAGTTTACCGAGACACTAATCAGCTTCAGGCATCTATGGGGAGGTCGACAGATGGCATACTCAACACTACATTGTTCATCAACTATCTCTCTGCTTATATTGTTGAGATCGACCATGAAAATATACTTGGTCCTG TTAGCTTCCTTGCCGATCTTGGTGGTTTGTATTGCATCAGTATTGGCATATTCTTCTACCTACTAGTGCAG TGTGAGTACAGGGTCAAGAAGCTGCGAAATGAAGATACTGTGTTCAGGAAGATACGGAATCGTCGTAAAGCTCTAGATCACTGGGATAAA CTGAGAAGATATGTTGCATACACATGGGATTGCAGCATATTGGTCGATGATGCCATCAAAACGAAAAATGTATCAGCAATTTGTGGTTTGAACAGACCTTCAACATCTTCTAATAACTCAGAAGGTGGATCATCAAGAACAAAAGCGGAGCATTCTATCATGTCAAACAAGAAACCTAGCTTATGCGTTGAGAAG AATGTTATTCCACAACCTGCAAGTCTAGAAATGAGCTCTTTCGATTCGGCTTCTTCTCTGGCTAATGGAGATAGTATCTCAAATAAGAAGAGTATAAGCCACTCTTCTCAAAGTCATCCACTCTCTCGTAGTGAAGACGATATAATCCCTCTACCTCCTCCAATGG AGTTCAATGAAGGGTCCTCTGGCTCAGAAGTGGACGCAATGGACATCAAGAAGAAATTTCAACTTCTGTATGACTACAATGTATTGCTTAGGGGAAAACTTATAGACACTCAATCTTTGCTCAATGCTTTGGCACCCAaagcatcatcatcttcaatcacGGAACACGGTGCATAG
- the LOC104709170 gene encoding uncharacterized protein LOC104709170: MLSGALAISERLASRGCGGDVSCMRCGSNAETICHMLFVCPVARQAFALANIPSPVGDFSITEVDKNWEHLLTVMQDDEVPCMVRAAIPWVLWGIWKHRNTVVFQGKNGNIRDLITKAFEDSNQWQAAQSLPAEAKLHYPAKQGALERKWCKPVTGFVKCNIGSSWYSKSRLSGGAWIVRDEYGQVLYHARDALPASDSQFLAALQCCSWSIEALCILQVAKVEIALDNAMVIDAINSPTAWPRFSLLLSNIHENLSKFGSWRATQVASTANSVAMAISKSVTRDGRLQSYLSLGGPSWLHHQVRSEAS, from the coding sequence ATGTTGTCTGGAGCGTTAGCGATTTCTGAAAGGTTGGCTTCGCGTGGTTGTGGTGGGGATGTATCCTGTATGAGATGTGGCTCCAATGCCGAAACTATTTGTCATATGCTGTTTGTATGCCCTGTAGCGAGACAGGCTTTTGCATTGGCTAATATCCCTAGCCCAGTTGGAGACTTTTCTATTACTGAGGTGGATAAGAATTGGGAACATCTGCTAACGGTAATGCAAGATGACGAGGTACCATGTATGGTAAGAGCTGCTATTCCATGGGTGTTATGGGGGATTTGGAAGCACCGGAATACAGTTGTGTTTCAGGGCAAGAATGGAAATATCCGAGATTTAATTACCAAAGCATTCGAGGATTCGAACCAATGGCAGGCAGCTCAGTCTTTGCCTGCAGAGGCTAAACTACACTATCCGGCCAAGCAAGGAGCTTTGGAAAGAAAATGGTGTAAACCTGTAACGGGTTTTGTGAAATGCAATATAGGTTCTTCATGGTATAGTAAGTCTCGGTTGTCGGGTGGCGCGTGGATTGTACGAGACGAATATGGTCAGGTTCTTTATCATGCGAGAGATGCATTACCGGCCTCCGACTCACAATTTCTAGCTGCTCTACAATGTTGTTCATGGTCGATTGAAGCTTTATGTATTCTTCAGGTTGCTAAGGTGGAAATTGCCTTGGATAATGCGATGGTCATTGACGCGATCAATAGTCCTACAGCGTGGCCACGTTTCAGTCTTCTCTTGAGCAATATACACGAGAACCTCTCAAAATTCGGGTCTTGGAGAGCTACACAAGTTGCGAGCACTGCAAACTCTGTTGCGATGGCTATATCAAAGAGTGTTACAAGAGATGGCAGGTTACAGTCTTATCTCTCACTTGGAGGGCCTTCTTGGCTCCATCATCAAGTGAGAAGTGAGGCGTCTTAA